One segment of Bradyrhizobium sp. CB2312 DNA contains the following:
- a CDS encoding NEL-type E3 ubiquitin ligase domain-containing protein: MDTGHAQRSAASSPDAFEEVEQESYLGGFNRAVANLVETLTGYRTPASARAQILDNWVAEEGQGEAENRRQGRRRIRNSDNTGSRSLDLSSLSLTALPAALPPRLRELRARHNELSSLSAMFPPGLQHLLISHNRLTSLPDDLPATLTELEVADNSLTSLPANLPAGLEILNANDNRLISLPDALPTGLTALAVSGNQLTELPESLPSWLIELNASGNQLANLPDPLPSTLQSLNVSGNRLTSLPEGLLDALVPNNSLYYPHLESLELEDNALPDDILAHLAAAEAPPQLAQQSPHEAAAHWLADEPATLAEWQHFADEPGAQDYAQFLEKLRGTVNYGNDEFRQAVADDLRHAAANPTLREQFFAQASEANTSCEDRVTLHWNGMQTARINADVKDGVYDDRLGDLIQRGRVAFRLEALDEIARDRINSLASGNSNVDDIEVYLAYQHRLREPLELNHLAPDMRFLEVSHVSEDDATEALDLVREREASQFNAYMASRWQPWDTVLRRIAPDEHAAMGDRVRDAMGEEFQIRLDQRLAEYGLRGDPDAERVLGAQVRNEIAGEIKGEVMQRVLAERGLEL, encoded by the coding sequence ATGGACACAGGACACGCACAGCGGAGCGCGGCTTCCTCCCCGGACGCATTTGAAGAGGTGGAGCAGGAAAGCTATCTCGGCGGATTCAATCGTGCCGTCGCGAATTTGGTCGAAACGTTGACAGGGTATCGGACCCCAGCCTCCGCGCGCGCGCAGATCCTGGACAATTGGGTTGCCGAAGAGGGGCAGGGCGAAGCCGAGAATAGGCGACAGGGGCGCAGACGAATCAGGAATTCGGATAACACTGGCTCGCGCTCGCTGGATTTGTCCTCGCTCTCCCTGACCGCTCTGCCCGCCGCCCTGCCGCCAAGGTTGCGGGAACTGCGCGCCAGGCATAACGAGCTAAGCAGCCTGTCTGCCATGTTCCCACCCGGTCTCCAGCATCTTCTCATTAGCCATAATCGCTTGACCAGTTTGCCGGACGATCTTCCGGCGACCCTCACTGAGCTGGAGGTCGCTGATAACAGCTTGACCAGTCTGCCGGCAAACCTTCCGGCCGGGCTCGAGATCCTGAACGCAAACGACAACCGGCTCATCAGCCTGCCGGACGCTCTCCCGACCGGGCTCACCGCGCTTGCGGTCAGTGGCAATCAGCTGACCGAACTCCCCGAGTCCCTCCCATCGTGGCTCATTGAACTCAATGCCAGCGGTAATCAATTGGCCAACCTCCCCGACCCTCTTCCGAGCACGCTGCAATCACTCAATGTCAGCGGTAACCGGCTGACCAGCCTGCCTGAAGGTCTTTTGGATGCTCTTGTGCCGAATAATAGCCTCTACTACCCGCATCTGGAGAGCCTCGAATTGGAGGATAACGCGCTGCCGGACGACATCCTCGCTCATCTGGCGGCGGCTGAAGCGCCGCCGCAGCTTGCGCAGCAATCCCCGCATGAAGCTGCCGCACACTGGCTCGCAGACGAGCCGGCCACGCTGGCCGAATGGCAGCACTTTGCGGATGAGCCCGGCGCCCAAGACTACGCACAGTTCCTGGAGAAGCTACGAGGCACGGTCAACTACGGCAATGACGAGTTTCGGCAGGCAGTAGCTGATGATCTACGGCACGCGGCCGCCAATCCGACATTGCGCGAACAGTTCTTTGCGCAGGCTTCCGAGGCCAACACGAGCTGCGAGGATCGCGTCACCTTGCACTGGAATGGTATGCAGACCGCGCGCATCAACGCTGACGTCAAGGACGGGGTATATGACGATCGGCTTGGCGATCTGATTCAGCGCGGACGTGTCGCCTTCCGCTTGGAGGCGTTGGACGAGATCGCGCGCGACAGGATCAACTCGCTCGCGAGCGGCAACTCGAACGTAGACGACATCGAAGTCTATCTGGCCTATCAACATCGGCTGCGCGAGCCGTTGGAGCTCAATCATCTCGCCCCTGACATGCGCTTCCTAGAGGTCTCTCACGTCAGCGAGGATGATGCGACGGAAGCGCTCGACCTGGTCCGGGAGCGGGAAGCAAGCCAGTTCAACGCCTACATGGCAAGCCGCTGGCAACCCTGGGACACGGTGCTGAGGCGCATCGCTCCAGACGAACATGCCGCGATGGGAGACCGGGTGCGCGACGCCATGGGCGAAGAGTTTCAAATCCGATTGGATCAGCGCCTCGCCGAGTATGGTCTTCGAGGCGATCCGGATGCCGAGCGGGTGCTCGGAGCCCAAGTCCGAAACGAGATTGCTGGCGAGATCAAAGGCGAGGTCATGCAACGTGTGCTCGCAGAGCGTGGCCTCGAACTATGA
- a CDS encoding carbohydrate porin, whose amino-acid sequence MDQASKRGKTPNRAARLPIDLIRQEIRASASAPAAGLGMPFEKRGNAGRGAQTRPQQTIDPFERYDKLREKGLWFNIPGPADTIDQDKNGVKSALADVGIGYIGWTHNSFVNNQLPNAARSTIANQLYMGQNPTFASVTLMIVTYDLSRFGIADGQIVVGAEQQYWTWDRPGPDRVGINTLAYYQTFFDRTLELKLGYLRNQNEFTGTLFGGITGSNMSALFQAGMSTNAAPTPAVNLKYNFDDRLYNKVSVQRSISPDGAYSHIIENPTGLNWSTANAGILLVDEAGYKSKSAPGVPDTWLRAGVGLNSSRYTNLADPKQQRETGNHFHYIAADRQLWQSDPLGLPSRGIYGGFSIMGAPPDLNRISQYCELRLYAKGPFDSRPSDLIALVASKTSWSKFAVDAALAKGQLAHRDTTAITGTYTARLAPGIYAGVGLSYIHNPTSITHTPQTEHALNLLVSTLIFF is encoded by the coding sequence GTGGATCAGGCCAGCAAAAGAGGAAAGACCCCCAATCGGGCCGCAAGGCTCCCGATCGACCTGATCCGTCAGGAAATCCGCGCTTCTGCCTCGGCTCCAGCAGCAGGTCTCGGAATGCCTTTTGAGAAGCGCGGCAATGCGGGCAGGGGTGCTCAGACGAGACCGCAACAGACGATCGATCCCTTCGAAAGATACGACAAGCTGCGTGAAAAAGGGTTATGGTTCAACATACCTGGCCCTGCGGACACGATTGATCAGGACAAGAACGGCGTTAAATCGGCGCTGGCAGATGTCGGCATCGGCTACATCGGCTGGACACACAACAGCTTTGTAAACAACCAGCTGCCGAATGCGGCCAGAAGCACTATCGCAAACCAGCTCTATATGGGCCAGAATCCGACCTTCGCGTCGGTAACCCTCATGATCGTTACCTACGATCTCAGCCGGTTTGGCATTGCCGACGGACAGATTGTCGTAGGAGCCGAGCAGCAATACTGGACGTGGGATCGCCCGGGACCAGATCGAGTAGGAATCAATACGCTCGCCTACTACCAGACTTTCTTCGACAGGACGCTAGAACTCAAGCTTGGCTACCTCAGAAACCAAAATGAGTTCACCGGCACATTGTTCGGAGGGATTACAGGATCGAACATGTCTGCCTTGTTCCAGGCAGGGATGAGCACCAATGCTGCGCCGACGCCGGCGGTCAACTTGAAGTACAATTTTGACGATCGCTTGTACAACAAGGTTTCCGTCCAGCGCTCAATCAGTCCAGATGGTGCCTATTCCCACATAATCGAGAATCCCACCGGCCTGAACTGGAGCACGGCCAATGCAGGCATCCTTCTCGTTGACGAAGCCGGCTACAAGAGCAAGTCGGCTCCCGGCGTACCCGACACGTGGCTGCGGGCGGGCGTTGGTTTGAACAGTAGCCGCTACACGAATTTGGCGGACCCCAAGCAACAAAGGGAGACTGGGAATCATTTTCACTACATCGCTGCAGACAGGCAGCTCTGGCAGAGCGACCCCCTTGGGTTGCCGTCTCGCGGCATCTATGGCGGCTTCTCCATCATGGGAGCTCCGCCTGACCTCAACAGGATTAGCCAATATTGCGAGCTTCGTCTTTATGCAAAAGGCCCCTTTGATAGCCGGCCCAGTGATCTGATTGCACTCGTTGCTAGCAAGACGAGCTGGAGCAAATTTGCGGTGGACGCTGCCCTGGCTAAAGGCCAGCTTGCGCATCGTGATACCACGGCAATCACCGGAACATATACCGCCCGTCTTGCTCCGGGAATATATGCAGGCGTTGGATTATCATACATTCATAACCCCACAAGCATCACGCACACGCCCCAAACGGAACACGCGCTCAATCTGTTGGTATCTACGTTAATATTCTTCTGA
- the hemN gene encoding oxygen-independent coproporphyrinogen III oxidase: MQTSLLNKYCDARLPWYTIYPTVPDFSAMVGAKTSETWLRRLPPDEPVSLYIHVPFCRSICWYCGFPTSLTRGERPVRNYLAAVRDEIRLVAEQVPRALPVRDVHFGGGTPTTIAPSDFLALMELLRRCFAFSKSATIAIEIDPRGVTAEMVEMLQAAGINRASIGVQSFDPVVQRAVNRVQSEVQTASVVERLRQHGIRRINFDLLFGLPHQTVRSCVDSARTALAMRPDRLAVFGYAHVPSYMKRQRQIDETALPDNVARAEQAAAIADTLVSAGYRQIGLDHFALPNDELALAQKAGRLRRNSLGYSADTCKTVIGLGPSAIGRLRDGYVQNEIATASYHQHIQAGRLATSKGYCLTTEDRIRAAIIERLMCDLQADVPAICAAHRFDPIPLLGSADRLGMLAEDGVVDIEKGFIRVKQEHRFVVRAVAAAFDTYLDRIPIN, encoded by the coding sequence TTGCAGACCTCCCTTCTAAACAAGTATTGCGATGCTCGCCTGCCTTGGTACACCATCTATCCAACCGTACCGGATTTCTCCGCGATGGTCGGTGCCAAGACTTCTGAGACATGGCTGAGGCGGCTGCCTCCCGACGAGCCCGTATCGCTCTACATCCACGTTCCGTTCTGTCGCTCTATCTGTTGGTATTGCGGTTTTCCTACAAGCCTCACGCGCGGTGAGCGACCGGTCCGCAATTACTTGGCAGCAGTGCGGGACGAGATACGCTTGGTCGCAGAGCAAGTGCCTCGCGCTCTGCCGGTGCGCGACGTGCATTTCGGCGGCGGGACGCCGACCACCATTGCACCGAGCGATTTTCTCGCCTTGATGGAACTCCTGCGCCGCTGCTTTGCGTTCAGTAAATCAGCTACCATCGCCATAGAAATCGATCCGCGTGGGGTCACGGCCGAGATGGTCGAAATGTTACAAGCGGCGGGGATCAACCGCGCGAGCATAGGCGTGCAAAGCTTCGACCCCGTAGTCCAAAGAGCGGTCAACCGAGTCCAGAGCGAGGTACAGACGGCTTCTGTCGTCGAAAGGCTTCGCCAGCATGGGATAAGGCGCATCAATTTCGACCTTCTCTTCGGACTGCCGCATCAGACGGTGCGGTCCTGCGTTGACTCCGCGCGGACGGCTCTAGCCATGCGGCCAGACCGGCTTGCGGTTTTCGGCTATGCTCACGTCCCCTCCTATATGAAACGTCAGCGCCAGATCGATGAGACGGCGCTGCCGGATAATGTCGCCCGCGCTGAGCAAGCCGCGGCTATTGCAGATACGCTGGTCTCGGCCGGCTACCGCCAGATCGGGCTCGACCATTTCGCCCTGCCCAATGACGAGCTCGCGCTGGCCCAGAAAGCTGGTCGGCTGCGCCGCAACTCTCTGGGCTATTCGGCTGATACCTGCAAAACCGTAATCGGCTTGGGTCCGTCAGCCATCGGCCGTCTGCGCGACGGTTACGTGCAGAACGAGATCGCAACCGCTTCCTATCACCAACACATTCAGGCCGGCCGCCTGGCAACCTCAAAAGGCTACTGTCTCACCACCGAAGATCGCATCCGCGCCGCAATCATCGAGCGTCTGATGTGCGATTTGCAGGCCGACGTGCCAGCGATCTGTGCTGCTCACCGATTTGATCCGATTCCTCTTCTCGGTTCGGCCGACCGCCTGGGAATGCTTGCAGAAGATGGGGTAGTAGACATTGAAAAGGGATTTATTCGGGTCAAGCAGGAGCACCGGTTTGTCGTTCGCGCTGTTGCTGCCGCGTTCGACACTTATCTCGACCGCATCCCTATTAACTAA
- a CDS encoding sulfite exporter TauE/SafE family protein: MACLLIAIISLLYASVGQAGGTAFLSLMAFFGMSSTEMRPTALGLNIVVAAYSTWLFNRNKVVDWAILRPLLFSSVPASLAGGLIALDDHMYKTLTGLVLLLASAVMIMQRGRAADRVCETPLTAIVSIGAALGLVSGLTGVGGGVFLAPTLITLNWASPKQTVALSPPFILANSTVGFVGALFSGQFPSPDLVLYAIFALAGAVAGTIVSLNCLNPAGIRFILVAVMLVAGIQLVLA, encoded by the coding sequence ATGGCTTGTCTGCTCATCGCGATCATCTCACTGCTCTATGCGAGCGTTGGCCAGGCTGGTGGCACTGCATTCCTCTCGCTAATGGCATTTTTTGGTATGTCATCGACAGAGATGCGCCCGACGGCACTTGGTCTCAACATTGTCGTCGCGGCTTATTCTACGTGGCTCTTCAACCGCAACAAGGTCGTTGACTGGGCCATCCTGCGCCCGCTTCTCTTTTCGTCCGTGCCAGCGTCGCTTGCCGGCGGCTTGATTGCGCTCGATGACCACATGTATAAGACGCTGACCGGGCTCGTTCTTCTTCTGGCGAGCGCCGTGATGATCATGCAGCGGGGACGCGCGGCTGATCGTGTTTGTGAAACTCCGCTCACGGCAATCGTGAGCATTGGCGCGGCCCTTGGCCTGGTTTCCGGTCTGACCGGCGTGGGTGGTGGAGTGTTCCTCGCGCCGACGCTCATCACACTGAATTGGGCATCACCGAAGCAGACCGTCGCGTTATCACCCCCTTTTATTCTGGCCAATTCCACAGTCGGATTCGTCGGAGCTCTTTTCAGCGGCCAATTTCCCTCTCCGGATTTGGTTCTTTACGCTATCTTCGCGCTGGCGGGTGCGGTCGCTGGAACGATAGTCAGCCTGAACTGCCTGAACCCCGCGGGCATCAGATTTATCCTTGTTGCCGTTATGCTCGTTGCCGGCATCCAATTGGTTCTCGCTTGA
- a CDS encoding LuxR family transcriptional regulator: MDLFSFTECANQTHSLRALFELLVGCATREGFSEVAYGALNFVEPLRLAEYPPPTVAVKWPPDWCDRYFKRKYHTIDPVVRRTPMLSRPFLWDQLADDYQLQPDERRVLDEAREAGLKHGMSVPLFGPLGRISVVSFASAFDDADPQDRIGHLNALAWQFHTAYGDIARPCDNGCDRKVALSPRETSCMRWVAEGKSSWEIGKILGISVNTVNFHVKNAMRKLGAASRIQALVVAVRLNVL; encoded by the coding sequence ATGGACCTCTTTAGCTTCACCGAATGCGCTAACCAGACTCATTCACTCAGAGCACTATTCGAGCTTCTTGTAGGCTGTGCCACGAGGGAAGGCTTCAGTGAAGTTGCATACGGCGCTCTCAACTTCGTTGAGCCACTTCGGCTGGCGGAGTATCCGCCCCCGACTGTGGCTGTGAAGTGGCCGCCAGACTGGTGCGACCGATACTTCAAGCGCAAGTACCATACTATCGATCCGGTGGTCCGGCGTACGCCGATGCTTTCGCGGCCGTTCTTGTGGGATCAACTCGCCGACGACTACCAGCTTCAACCGGACGAAAGACGCGTACTTGACGAGGCGAGAGAGGCGGGGCTGAAGCATGGCATGAGCGTCCCGTTGTTTGGCCCGTTGGGTCGGATATCTGTGGTGTCGTTTGCATCTGCGTTCGATGATGCTGATCCTCAGGATCGCATCGGGCATCTCAACGCGCTGGCTTGGCAGTTTCACACCGCCTATGGCGACATCGCTCGTCCCTGCGATAATGGTTGCGACAGAAAAGTTGCACTGTCGCCGCGGGAGACCAGTTGCATGCGGTGGGTGGCAGAGGGGAAGTCGTCATGGGAAATTGGGAAGATCCTGGGAATCAGTGTTAATACAGTCAACTTTCATGTCAAGAACGCAATGCGAAAGCTGGGGGCAGCCAGCCGGATTCAAGCGCTGGTTGTGGCGGTTCGCCTAAATGTTCTTTGA
- a CDS encoding outer membrane beta-barrel protein: MKKILILTASIGALGAAAPSFGTDLAGQPAKVKAVPLPAAAPIIDWSGYYIGVNGGWGTSRNCWDFNGVTPEGCHNSTGGTIGGQIGYRWQIFNMVYGIEGQGNWADFNGSNVSTAFPADTVGTTTDAFGLLTGHIGYAFNAVLLYGKGGAAVTSNIYHVNSVATGAEIGKNNDVRWGGVLGAGAEVSFTPNWSAGVEYNHLFMQRSNISFPAALGADRVHQDVDLITARLNYKFGSPFAK, encoded by the coding sequence ATGAAAAAGATTCTCATTCTGACTGCAAGCATCGGCGCACTCGGTGCCGCCGCTCCCTCATTCGGCACCGACTTGGCGGGGCAACCTGCCAAGGTTAAGGCGGTACCACTGCCAGCCGCAGCCCCGATCATCGATTGGTCTGGTTACTATATCGGCGTCAATGGTGGCTGGGGAACGAGCCGCAACTGCTGGGATTTCAATGGTGTTACCCCCGAGGGCTGCCATAATTCGACTGGTGGGACCATTGGCGGCCAGATTGGTTATCGTTGGCAAATCTTCAACATGGTCTACGGCATCGAAGGTCAGGGCAACTGGGCCGACTTCAACGGTTCCAATGTCAGCACCGCGTTCCCGGCAGACACCGTTGGCACCACGACAGATGCATTCGGTCTACTCACGGGCCATATCGGATACGCGTTCAATGCCGTGCTCCTTTATGGCAAGGGCGGCGCTGCGGTGACGAGCAACATCTATCACGTCAACTCGGTGGCTACTGGCGCCGAGATTGGCAAAAACAATGACGTGCGTTGGGGTGGCGTGCTGGGCGCCGGTGCCGAAGTCAGCTTCACGCCAAACTGGTCAGCTGGCGTCGAGTATAACCACTTGTTCATGCAACGCAGTAACATAAGCTTCCCAGCGGCTCTTGGCGCGGATCGCGTGCACCAGGATGTCGATCTCATCACGGCGCGACTCAATTATAAGTTTGGCTCGCCCTTTGCCAAATAG
- a CDS encoding NolY, whose amino-acid sequence MELDPSNSRSEDLEDRIDLQLDLVAALVREEGNELEAVRLLNALTNQMIMAELELGQLGDAKTGDPARDQQTTRLSRDRGVYYPEDLQILGRLFDQAVAALPEVLRTPANQMKIAKLILSRATVD is encoded by the coding sequence GTGGAACTTGACCCTTCCAATTCACGCTCAGAGGACCTCGAGGATCGCATCGACCTGCAACTCGACCTCGTGGCCGCCCTCGTACGCGAAGAAGGCAACGAGCTCGAAGCGGTCCGACTGCTAAATGCCCTGACAAACCAAATGATCATGGCGGAACTGGAGCTCGGGCAGCTCGGGGATGCCAAAACCGGGGACCCCGCCCGCGACCAGCAAACGACGCGACTCTCGCGAGACCGTGGCGTTTACTACCCAGAAGACCTTCAAATTTTGGGACGCCTTTTCGATCAGGCCGTGGCGGCATTACCCGAAGTGCTCCGAACTCCCGCTAATCAAATGAAGATCGCGAAACTAATTCTGTCACGTGCAACAGTAGACTGA
- a CDS encoding LLM class flavin-dependent oxidoreductase: protein MKSGLSSRLRCGIFDHLDDDGQDAARQYEDRLKLIEVCDSLGFFAYHLAEHHCTPHGRGPSPHLFLSSVAQRTRRLRLGPLVLLLNLYHPLRAFEEICMLDQLSGGRLEVGIGRGSQPIEWGYFGISADAAPSRYAEASEILNIALKGHTLSYQGDHFELSDVPLALRSHQRPSPPIWIASNRAESAQWAAANGANLACIGPACAVRNVTDAYRSHRPHNTAAHGREPLLGLARMVVIAKSDQDAHAAAETAYRRWLESFKFLYELNAIPTPPALPLTFDAALENELCVVGTPASVRQVLLQQMEVAGANYLLCQLAFGNLPLEISVYTATAIKTEILGSFGG from the coding sequence GTGAAGAGTGGCCTTTCTTCAAGACTAAGGTGTGGCATTTTCGACCATTTGGATGACGACGGCCAAGATGCCGCACGACAATATGAAGATCGTCTCAAGCTGATCGAGGTCTGCGACTCGCTCGGATTCTTCGCTTATCACCTGGCCGAACATCACTGCACACCTCATGGCAGAGGGCCCTCGCCGCACCTGTTCCTATCAAGTGTCGCGCAGCGCACCCGGCGATTACGGCTCGGTCCGCTCGTACTGTTGCTCAACCTTTATCATCCATTGCGCGCATTCGAAGAGATCTGCATGCTTGACCAATTGAGCGGCGGCAGGCTCGAGGTCGGGATAGGCCGCGGTTCCCAGCCGATTGAATGGGGCTATTTCGGCATCAGTGCAGACGCTGCACCAAGTCGTTATGCGGAAGCCAGTGAAATCTTGAATATTGCGCTGAAGGGACACACGCTATCTTATCAGGGAGACCACTTCGAGTTGAGCGACGTACCCTTGGCGTTGAGGTCCCATCAACGTCCATCTCCGCCCATCTGGATCGCAAGCAATCGGGCAGAGTCGGCGCAGTGGGCCGCGGCAAATGGCGCCAATCTGGCGTGCATAGGCCCCGCCTGCGCTGTCCGGAACGTTACGGACGCCTACCGTTCCCATCGACCCCACAACACAGCCGCACACGGCCGCGAGCCACTTCTCGGGCTGGCCCGCATGGTCGTGATTGCGAAGTCTGATCAGGACGCTCATGCGGCGGCCGAAACTGCGTATCGCCGATGGCTGGAGAGCTTTAAGTTTCTTTACGAGCTTAACGCCATTCCGACACCGCCCGCCCTTCCGCTGACCTTCGATGCAGCACTTGAGAACGAATTGTGCGTCGTTGGAACGCCGGCTTCCGTCCGACAGGTCCTTCTCCAGCAGATGGAAGTGGCGGGTGCCAACTACTTGCTTTGCCAGCTTGCATTCGGAAACCTACCGCTGGAGATTTCCGTGTACACCGCAACTGCAATTAAAACTGAAATTCTCGGTAGCTTCGGCGGATAA